From Nilaparvata lugens isolate BPH chromosome 7, ASM1435652v1, whole genome shotgun sequence, one genomic window encodes:
- the LOC111051816 gene encoding PTS-dependent dihydroxyacetone kinase 1, dihydroxyacetone-binding subunit DhaK has product MSEVRRHSTSSSAHSSGGSEKDKDKQKPYVNKLLIYSTSKSVEDMVHGISKTYPSLITDKRARVVMIPHEEVSNAVGLISGGGAGHEPFPSGLVGTGMLTASVSGHVFTTPSSSYGLAAIYNVNLFKKGGVLVLVLNYSGTILHFTQACEFARDMSIRADTLVVGEDCSHQKAGNKKVLIGKRGLVGIVFLIKIAGAMSVRGAKMAVIKGALSDAVNMMASIAIGNKCCIVPGQHEPHFSVRPNHIQIGVGVHGQSGNETLEFSSSSETVRIIMKKISSVLKLSPGNSVCAIVSSLGGSTLLECYTIAADLSYELEKMDIHLERMYVATLFSALDMGGLQVCIMKVTEENKDWINCLDDHTDAPAWPGRCISYEKSKYIFREAKFNKIQYKHGSRTYDEKQSAIFRGCIERVAHAVMDVHDVIEKLGRMDGYGNCGLDFKIFAEVILQELNDLPFGWPNPCMLKLSNLASEEMGGMSGGLYSLMLKAAAQEAPDWPRCLQAAVNAVTHYTAAERGDGTMVTSIILLQSQFIDPQYSRVNR; this is encoded by the exons ATGTCAGAGGTTAGGCGTCATAGTACTAGTTCATCTGCTCATTCATCGGGAGGATCTGAGAAGGATAAGGACAAGCAGAAACCGTATGTTAACAAATTGCTCATTTACAGCACGAGCAAATCCGTGGAAGATATGGTGCATGGCATTTCCAAGACATATCCTAGCCTAATAACAGACAAAAGAGCTAGAGTTGTCATGATTCCACAT GAAGAAGTTTCAAATGCAGTGGGTCTGATAAGCGGTGGAGGGGCCGGACATGAACCGTTTCCAAGTG GTCTGGTTGGCACAGGAATGTTGACAGCATCTGTATCTGGGCATGTTTTCACAACTCCATCTAGTTCTTACGGTCTGGCTGCTATATATAATGTCAACTTGTTCAAAAAAG GTGGCGTACTGGTGCTGGTTTTGAACTATTCAGGGACAATTTTACATTTCACTCAAGCTTGTGAATTTGCAAGGGACATGTCAATAAGA GCAGATACCCTTGTGGTTGGAGAGGACTGCTCTCATCAGAAGGCTGGTaacaaaaaagttcttattGGAAAGAGGGGACTTGTTGGCATTGTATTCTTGATCAAG ATTGCTGGTGCAATGTCAGTGAGAGGAGCTAAGATGGCCGTTATAAAAGGAGCATTGAGCGATGCAGTGAATATGATGGCGAGCATAGCGATCGGCAACAAGTGTTGCATTGTGCCAGGTCAGCATGAACCGCACTTCTCTGTCAGACCCAATCACATCCAGATAGGGGTTGGAGTGCACGGACAATCAGGCAATGAGACCTTAGAG TTTTCATCCAGTAGTGAAACTGTGCGGATAATAATGAAGAAGATCAGTTCTGTTCTGAAATTAAGTCCTGGAAACTCAGTGTGTGCAATAGTGAGCTCACTGGGAGGCAGCACACTCCTTGAATGCTACACCATTGCGGCCGATCTCAGTTATGAGCTTG AAAAGATGGACATACATCTTGAAAGGATGTACGTTGCAACGCTATTCTCAGCTCTGGATATGGGAGGCCTACAGGTGTGCATTATGAAAGTGACAGAGGAAAATAAGGACTGGATCAACTGCCTGGATGACCATACTGACGCACCGGCCTGGCCTGGAAGATGTATATCCTACGAGAAGAGTAAATACATATTCAGAGAGGctaaattcaacaaaatacaa TATAAACATGGAAGTAGAACATATGATGAAAAGCAGAGCGCAATTTTCAGAGGTTGCATCGAAAGAGTTGCACATGCAGTAATGGATGTTCATGACGTCATCGAAAAATTGGGTCGCATGGATGGCTATGGAAACTGTGGTTTGGATTTCAAAATTTTTGCTGAAG TTATCCTGCAAGAGTTGAATGACCTGCCGTTTGGCTGGCCGAACCCTTGCATGCTGAAACTGTCGAATCTGGCCTCGGAGGAGATGGGAGGCATGTCGGGAGGTCTGTACAGTCTGATGTTGAAAGCGGCCGCCCAGGAGGCTCCTGATTGGCCCAGGTGTCTGCAGGCTGCCGTCAATGCTGTCACCCACTACACCGCCGCCGAAAGAGGCGACGGTACTATGGTAACATCAATTATTCTACTTCAATCTCAATTTATAGACCCACAATACTCTCGTGTTAATcgttag